A genomic segment from Gemmatimonadota bacterium encodes:
- a CDS encoding ABC transporter permease: protein MSDTRTRIGVTVIAVMVVMAVFAPIVAGKDPNAIDLIHLLDPPSSAHWLGTDVQGRDVWARLVYGARVSLAVGLVSQAIAVSLGITLGLLAGYYRGWIDEVVMRLADVTLAFPTLLLLIAMSAAFQPSMSVVFITIGVVGWAGIARLVRGQVLVVRDLEYVQAARALGARGERIMLLHVLPNVVGPVVIAATLGIAGAIMAEAALSFLGLGIQPPTASWGSMIADGRDLDQLRNAPWTSLAPGLAIGAAVLGFNLLGDALRDALDPRRTGGAE, encoded by the coding sequence ATGTCCGATACACGGACGCGGATCGGCGTTACCGTCATTGCAGTAATGGTGGTAATGGCGGTCTTTGCACCGATTGTCGCCGGAAAGGATCCCAATGCTATAGACCTGATCCACCTGCTCGATCCGCCGTCCAGTGCGCACTGGCTCGGCACCGACGTGCAGGGACGCGACGTCTGGGCGCGGCTCGTTTACGGCGCGAGAGTGTCGCTCGCGGTCGGGCTCGTTTCGCAGGCGATCGCGGTGAGTCTGGGGATCACTCTCGGATTGCTCGCCGGTTATTATCGCGGCTGGATCGACGAGGTCGTGATGCGGCTCGCCGATGTGACGCTGGCATTTCCGACGCTGCTGTTACTGATCGCGATGTCGGCCGCCTTCCAGCCGTCGATGAGTGTCGTGTTCATTACGATTGGCGTGGTTGGCTGGGCCGGAATTGCTCGACTGGTGCGCGGACAGGTTCTTGTAGTACGGGATCTGGAATATGTGCAGGCTGCGCGTGCGCTTGGCGCGCGCGGGGAGCGCATCATGTTGCTGCACGTCTTACCGAACGTCGTGGGTCCGGTCGTGATTGCCGCAACGCTCGGCATAGCTGGTGCGATAATGGCGGAGGCGGCGCTGTCGTTCCTGGGTCTCGGTATTCAACCGCCTACCGCGAGTTGGGGAAGTATGATTGCGGACGGGCGCGATCTGGACCAACTTCGGAACGCGCCGTGGACGTCACTTGCGCCTGGCCTGGCGATCGGAGCCGCCGTCCTCGGCTTCAACCTGCTGGGCGACGCGCTGCGAGACGCGCTCGATCCGCGACGCACTGGAGGAGCTGAATAG
- a CDS encoding glycosyltransferase family 4 protein — translation MQHLFVTRDFLPTLSGAARCHVALARQYPEPMSVSTVATRESASHDAAEEYKIERQSFGYDAADGLISRMRWQRWLAARCKGRVQVLHCGGIGVAGRVVRSAHKRARIPYIMHVSARDLNRAREMAQAGRLGRRSVRMLLGDAAGVVATTDYVAILTRELMQEIGITQPPPVAAPGLGTDPMLFGPGRDSGTLRQRWGIRRAPIVLTVARLVPHKGQDAGIEAIALLRDEFPNLRYVLVGEGSDEARLRNLAADMNVMDRVGFAGPMRDDELPEAYATSTIYLDASRPAPDASLAANGISLIEAQATALPVVTSDAGGVRSLVREGECGIIVEPANAQTIADALAVLLRDADKRSEMGMAGREAVETRMNWHRVAHDTARFVRECVANG, via the coding sequence TTGCAACATCTTTTCGTTACGAGGGACTTTCTTCCCACATTGAGTGGCGCGGCGCGTTGCCACGTCGCGCTGGCGCGGCAGTATCCGGAGCCGATGTCGGTCTCGACCGTTGCAACACGTGAGTCGGCCAGCCACGATGCTGCGGAGGAATACAAGATCGAGAGGCAATCCTTCGGATATGACGCCGCCGATGGCTTGATCAGTCGCATGCGTTGGCAGCGCTGGCTTGCGGCGCGCTGCAAGGGACGCGTCCAGGTTCTGCACTGCGGTGGGATTGGCGTCGCGGGACGCGTGGTGCGGAGCGCTCACAAACGCGCGCGGATTCCCTACATCATGCATGTCAGTGCCCGCGATTTGAATCGCGCGCGAGAGATGGCGCAGGCAGGACGGTTGGGGCGGCGCTCGGTGCGGATGCTGCTTGGCGATGCGGCCGGAGTCGTTGCCACGACCGACTACGTAGCGATTCTCACGCGTGAGCTCATGCAGGAGATCGGGATCACGCAGCCACCGCCGGTGGCGGCGCCCGGCCTGGGGACCGACCCGATGCTGTTTGGTCCCGGGCGTGATAGCGGGACGCTCCGGCAGCGCTGGGGAATACGGCGCGCGCCGATCGTGCTCACAGTCGCGCGCCTCGTGCCGCACAAGGGACAGGACGCCGGCATCGAGGCGATCGCGTTGCTTCGCGACGAGTTCCCGAACCTGCGCTACGTTCTGGTTGGTGAGGGGAGTGACGAAGCTCGCTTGCGGAATCTCGCGGCGGACATGAACGTCATGGATCGCGTCGGCTTCGCGGGTCCGATGCGCGATGACGAGTTGCCCGAGGCATACGCGACGTCGACCATTTACCTTGACGCATCACGCCCCGCTCCGGATGCAAGTCTCGCTGCGAATGGGATCTCGCTGATCGAAGCTCAGGCCACCGCACTGCCCGTGGTCACGAGCGACGCCGGCGGCGTACGCTCGCTTGTTCGCGAAGGCGAGTGCGGGATCATCGTCGAGCCGGCGAACGCGCAAACGATTGCGGATGCGCTCGCCGTTCTGTTGCGCGACGCGGACAAGCGAAGTGAGATGGGCATGGCAGGCCGAGAGGCCGTGGAGACTCGCATGAACTGGCACCGAGTGGCGCACGACACCGCACGATTCGTCCGGGAGTGCGTCGCGAATGGCTGA
- a CDS encoding ABC transporter ATP-binding protein — translation MATTVEPAAAPVGIRAAEQGRGAGISIYRRLLPFLKPHSWRMVGAIATNIGAALLDAFSVALLIPFLNTLFDRPALDIKAGWVSSLLHATVGQLMVSGDKMSSLRNVIFVVMIVVIAKNVLVWVSGRFGAELQEYVTRDLRNSVYRHLARLPLTYFMRTKSGQIISRVLNDTFETRLVLTQIVTQSLQAAALVVSTIAFLFDISWRLTLMALVIVPILSLVLQPLLKKLRRGNRRRGNQHGEMASVLQETVSGVRLVKSFGAEEFEERRFTNASDTYARTTVRLTKLSFLAPPVTEVIGMLIAVTLLWVGAHQVLVDRSLTGADLITFLVFVLRLLQPLKQLTAVRATAQSSLASAERLFDILDTPSEEERDRGTIRVDGFHSDVRFDNVGFSYEGESGKRETPVLRDVSFTAARGDVIALVGPSGAGKTTLVDLIPRFYEPTAGCITIDGVDTRTMTLGSLRSLIGIVSQDTVLFHDTVRNNIAYGMPNRYSDAEIEAAARAANAHAFITALPDGYSTMLGERGTRLSGGQRQRIAIARALLLDPPILILDEATSALDTESERLVQAAIDRLLEGRTVFVIAHRLSTVRHATQILVLDKGRIIESGTHDELRAQQGAYSRLYDMQFRSATRVDVVPDATPVPSFS, via the coding sequence GTGGCGACAACTGTAGAGCCGGCCGCCGCGCCGGTTGGCATTCGTGCGGCGGAACAGGGAAGAGGTGCTGGAATCTCCATATATCGACGGCTGCTCCCGTTCCTCAAGCCGCACTCGTGGCGGATGGTCGGAGCCATCGCCACCAACATCGGCGCCGCACTGCTGGATGCGTTCTCCGTTGCGTTGCTCATTCCGTTCCTCAACACGCTGTTCGACCGTCCCGCGCTGGACATAAAGGCAGGATGGGTATCCAGTCTTCTGCACGCCACCGTCGGACAACTGATGGTGAGCGGCGACAAGATGAGCTCGCTCAGGAACGTCATCTTCGTCGTGATGATCGTGGTGATCGCGAAGAACGTGCTCGTCTGGGTGAGTGGCCGGTTCGGCGCGGAGCTGCAGGAATATGTGACGCGAGATCTGCGGAACTCCGTCTACAGGCACCTCGCGCGGCTCCCGCTCACGTACTTCATGCGCACCAAGTCGGGCCAGATAATCTCGCGAGTTCTGAACGATACGTTCGAGACTCGGCTGGTCCTCACGCAGATAGTGACGCAGTCTCTCCAGGCGGCCGCGCTGGTCGTGTCGACCATCGCGTTTCTGTTCGACATCTCGTGGCGATTGACGCTCATGGCGCTCGTGATCGTCCCGATTCTGAGCCTGGTTCTGCAGCCCTTGCTGAAGAAGCTGCGCCGCGGCAATCGCCGGCGTGGAAATCAGCACGGCGAGATGGCGAGCGTGCTGCAGGAGACTGTCTCCGGCGTTCGCCTTGTCAAATCGTTTGGCGCCGAGGAGTTCGAGGAGCGCCGATTCACGAACGCGAGCGATACCTACGCTCGAACGACTGTTCGACTAACTAAGCTGTCCTTTCTGGCGCCGCCGGTAACCGAGGTCATCGGGATGCTGATCGCGGTGACGCTGCTGTGGGTCGGCGCGCACCAGGTGCTGGTGGACAGATCGCTGACCGGCGCGGATCTCATAACGTTTCTGGTATTCGTGCTGCGTCTGCTTCAGCCGCTCAAGCAGCTCACGGCGGTACGTGCGACCGCGCAGTCGTCGCTGGCATCCGCAGAGCGACTGTTTGACATTCTGGATACTCCGTCGGAAGAGGAGCGTGATCGCGGTACGATCCGTGTCGACGGCTTTCACAGTGACGTACGATTCGACAACGTCGGGTTCTCGTACGAGGGCGAGTCGGGCAAGCGCGAGACTCCGGTGCTGCGGGACGTATCGTTCACCGCCGCCCGTGGTGACGTGATTGCGCTCGTCGGTCCCAGCGGAGCGGGAAAGACGACGCTCGTGGATCTGATACCGAGGTTCTACGAGCCGACGGCGGGGTGCATCACGATCGACGGAGTGGACACGCGGACCATGACGCTGGGCTCGCTGCGCTCGCTGATCGGGATCGTGAGTCAGGACACGGTTCTGTTCCACGATACGGTGCGCAACAACATCGCGTACGGAATGCCGAACAGGTACAGCGACGCCGAGATCGAGGCTGCTGCACGAGCAGCCAATGCACACGCATTCATTACCGCCCTCCCGGACGGTTACTCGACCATGCTTGGCGAGCGCGGTACGCGATTGTCGGGCGGACAACGTCAGCGCATCGCGATCGCGCGTGCGCTGCTGCTGGATCCGCCGATCCTGATCCTGGACGAAGCGACCTCTGCGCTCGACACGGAGTCGGAGCGACTCGTGCAGGCTGCGATAGACCGGCTGCTGGAAGGCCGCACAGTCTTTGTAATCGCGCATCGGCTATCAACCGTGCGGCACGCCACGCAGATACTCGTACTGGACAAGGGGCGGATCATCGAATCCGGAACGCATGACGAGCTGCGTGCGCAACAGGGCGCTTACTCGCGGTTGTACGACATGCAGTTCCGCAGCGCAACCCGCGTCGATGTCGTTCCGGACGCGACGCCGGTTCCTTCTTTCAGCTGA
- a CDS encoding lysophospholipid acyltransferase family protein — protein sequence MADAPRPTASHRAEYYALRTVVGTLHALPWDVACGFGSRLGTIGYRPLGIRRHVVERQIAAAFPELSEQEVDVLALKAYAHLGRSSIETALLPSIGQKGVLDLVESVEGFELVEDAISRGHGAVLVTGHLGNWELAGAYVAARGVPMDVIVRTQANPLFDAYINDTRATLGMTVVRDYEAARRTPKSLREGRAVAFVSDQGVMGLASTFVPFFGRPAKTPRGAAVFAMKYDTPTLFVTALRQASGRYRVSVERVPIIRTGNREVDVDAIVANYTAILERWVRSAPEQYFWHHRRWRRQPDGTPPELRDPTL from the coding sequence ATGGCTGATGCACCACGGCCGACCGCGTCGCATCGCGCTGAATACTACGCTCTCCGTACCGTGGTCGGTACGTTGCACGCGCTTCCCTGGGATGTCGCGTGTGGGTTTGGATCCAGGCTTGGCACCATTGGCTACCGGCCGCTCGGGATACGCAGACACGTCGTCGAGCGCCAGATCGCTGCAGCATTTCCGGAATTGTCGGAACAGGAAGTGGATGTCCTCGCGCTAAAGGCCTACGCGCATCTCGGGCGCTCGTCCATAGAGACCGCGTTGCTTCCTTCGATCGGCCAGAAGGGTGTGCTCGACCTGGTCGAGTCCGTCGAGGGATTCGAGCTCGTGGAGGACGCGATCTCGCGTGGCCATGGCGCTGTGCTCGTAACGGGCCATCTCGGCAACTGGGAGCTCGCTGGCGCGTACGTGGCGGCGCGCGGAGTTCCGATGGACGTGATCGTGCGCACGCAGGCGAATCCGCTTTTCGACGCGTACATCAACGACACACGCGCGACGCTGGGGATGACGGTTGTTCGTGACTACGAGGCGGCGCGCCGAACGCCCAAGTCGCTGAGGGAGGGCAGAGCTGTCGCGTTCGTGTCGGACCAGGGCGTGATGGGTCTCGCATCGACTTTTGTCCCGTTCTTCGGCAGGCCAGCCAAGACGCCTCGTGGCGCTGCGGTATTCGCGATGAAGTACGATACGCCGACGCTGTTCGTCACAGCGCTGCGACAGGCGAGCGGGCGCTATCGCGTAAGCGTCGAGCGTGTTCCGATCATTCGCACCGGCAATCGCGAGGTCGACGTCGACGCGATAGTCGCCAACTACACGGCGATATTGGAGCGTTGGGTGCGGAGCGCTCCGGAGCAGTACTTCTGGCACCACCGCCGCTGGCGCCGCCAGCCGGACGGCACCCCGCCGGAGCTCCGGGACCCGACTTTGTGA
- the tyrS gene encoding tyrosine--tRNA ligase — protein sequence MSESDFMGELAWRGMLQQHTDGAGKMLAAGTVSGYAGFDPTAPSLHVGSLVPIMGLVHLQRQGHRPYALVGGGTGMIGDPSGKTAERTLQSIDQVMANSESIGAQLSRFLDFSGPRAAVLRNNADWLLGMGAVEFMRDVGKHLTVNYMIAKDSVKSRMDAGISYTEFSYMLLQAYDFVALRRRDGVTLQVGGSDQWGNMTAGVELIRRMDSAEAHAVTFPLLTTAAGAKFGKTEAGAVWLDADRTSPYQFFQFWINTDDRDVGRYLRLMTLLDREVIESLESDVIEHPERRRAQTALAREITARVHGQEAALIAGEVSRVLFGRGEVSGLAPAVLAALAKEVPGGTVSRGEQLSLTDLFVRAGLVKSKGEARRVADQGGAYVNGERAASGLMLSEIAPLAGSYILLRKGARDYAMIQVAG from the coding sequence ATGTCTGAATCTGATTTTATGGGCGAGCTGGCATGGCGTGGCATGCTGCAACAGCACACTGACGGCGCTGGCAAGATGCTGGCGGCCGGCACCGTCTCCGGCTATGCCGGCTTCGACCCGACCGCTCCATCGCTGCACGTGGGCAGCCTCGTTCCGATAATGGGACTGGTCCACCTGCAGCGTCAGGGGCACCGTCCGTACGCGCTGGTAGGCGGCGGGACCGGCATGATTGGAGATCCGAGTGGCAAGACCGCCGAGCGTACCCTTCAATCCATCGATCAGGTGATGGCCAACTCGGAGTCGATCGGTGCGCAGCTGTCGCGCTTCCTCGACTTCTCCGGCCCGCGTGCCGCTGTCCTTCGCAACAACGCGGACTGGCTGCTCGGCATGGGCGCAGTCGAGTTCATGCGCGACGTAGGCAAGCATCTCACGGTCAACTACATGATCGCGAAGGATTCGGTGAAGTCACGCATGGACGCAGGGATTTCGTACACTGAATTCTCCTACATGCTGTTGCAGGCGTACGACTTCGTAGCGCTGCGGCGTCGCGACGGAGTCACGCTCCAGGTGGGCGGAAGCGACCAGTGGGGCAACATGACCGCCGGAGTCGAGTTGATTCGCCGCATGGACAGCGCCGAAGCACATGCGGTTACGTTCCCGCTGCTCACCACCGCGGCCGGCGCGAAGTTCGGAAAGACCGAAGCGGGCGCGGTATGGCTGGATGCGGATCGCACGTCGCCGTATCAATTCTTCCAGTTCTGGATCAACACCGACGACCGCGACGTCGGCAGGTACCTGCGATTGATGACGCTGCTCGACCGCGAAGTGATCGAGAGTCTCGAGTCCGACGTGATCGAGCATCCTGAGCGTCGCAGGGCACAGACTGCGCTCGCTCGGGAGATAACCGCGCGAGTGCATGGCCAGGAAGCCGCATTGATCGCGGGTGAAGTATCACGCGTACTGTTCGGCCGCGGCGAGGTGTCTGGGCTTGCACCAGCGGTGCTCGCAGCGCTTGCGAAGGAAGTTCCCGGCGGGACCGTCTCGCGTGGCGAGCAGCTGTCGCTCACCGATCTCTTCGTTCGCGCAGGACTCGTGAAATCAAAAGGCGAGGCAAGGCGCGTGGCTGACCAGGGCGGTGCATACGTGAATGGCGAGCGCGCCGCGAGCGGATTGATGCTAAGCGAAATCGCCCCGCTCGCGGGATCGTACATACTGCTGCGCAAGGGTGCGCGCGACTACGCTATGATACAGGTAGCTGGATAG
- a CDS encoding thioesterase family protein encodes MNLIFRMIRVFFIARRRSRVHPLAETSLTFTVWPSDVDVLIHMNNGRYLTLMDLGRVDASLRNGIWKALRSRGWYTVVASEAIRFRESLPLFERFELRTRTLGWDEKSLYIRQQFLVRGRVVAVGIVRVRFLKRTGGTLAAADVASAFMPGVASPKLPGYISAWRAAESGYSSATSIESSQNHWTALGV; translated from the coding sequence ATGAATCTCATCTTCCGAATGATCAGGGTGTTCTTCATAGCGCGACGTCGCTCTCGCGTGCACCCGCTGGCGGAAACATCACTGACGTTCACGGTGTGGCCTTCCGACGTCGACGTGCTCATCCACATGAACAACGGTCGCTATCTCACGTTGATGGACCTGGGCCGTGTCGATGCCAGTTTGCGAAACGGGATCTGGAAGGCGCTCAGGAGTCGCGGCTGGTACACCGTGGTCGCGTCCGAGGCGATTCGGTTCAGGGAATCTCTGCCGTTGTTCGAGCGCTTCGAGCTTCGCACGCGGACGCTCGGATGGGACGAAAAATCGTTGTACATACGCCAGCAATTTCTCGTGCGAGGTCGCGTCGTGGCGGTCGGGATCGTTCGAGTGAGATTTCTGAAGCGCACCGGCGGGACCCTTGCCGCGGCTGACGTTGCAAGCGCATTCATGCCCGGCGTCGCATCTCCCAAGCTTCCCGGCTACATCTCCGCCTGGCGTGCCGCCGAGTCGGGCTACTCCAGTGCTACCAGTATAGAATCATCACAGAACCACTGGACCGCTCTCGGCGTATAA
- a CDS encoding glycosyltransferase, with the protein MRVLIIGSSNPWRMEAATERALRRAGHETLIVDDRRTKRAIGWRMTQHMVRARARHFRPDFIFLSKCLALDLETVRRLLGDTQNAMWYHDPQWFRDTDRPDIGHILAVARLAHTFFVTGFDAEWRALGTNAKFLPAAGDSGIRPVAPDPAYAADAAFIGTGYDPSRAELLLQLARNHDVRVYGPGWERWRGELKWNGRSIEGTEFAQVCSSSAVVLGINPSRAAGGISYTSDRTWMVMLAGAFYLGHGTAGVTQFLIDGKHCAWYTDAGDCAAKLDHYLRDPAARERIRREGEQFVRRNHTYDQRIANLLSGEAWTAASVTG; encoded by the coding sequence ATGCGAGTCCTGATCATCGGAAGCTCCAACCCGTGGCGCATGGAGGCCGCGACCGAGCGTGCGCTGCGTCGAGCGGGACACGAGACGCTGATTGTGGACGACCGGCGAACCAAGCGGGCGATCGGGTGGCGCATGACCCAGCACATGGTTCGTGCGCGCGCTCGGCATTTCAGGCCGGATTTCATCTTTCTGTCCAAGTGTCTCGCGCTCGATCTGGAGACCGTTCGCCGGTTGTTGGGCGATACGCAGAACGCGATGTGGTATCACGATCCGCAATGGTTTCGCGATACCGACCGACCCGACATCGGCCACATCCTGGCTGTCGCCCGACTCGCTCATACTTTCTTCGTCACCGGCTTCGATGCTGAGTGGCGCGCATTGGGCACCAACGCGAAATTTCTTCCAGCAGCTGGCGATTCCGGAATCAGACCTGTCGCGCCCGATCCAGCGTACGCAGCCGATGCGGCGTTCATTGGAACGGGGTACGACCCGTCGCGCGCGGAGCTATTGCTGCAACTGGCCAGAAATCACGACGTTCGCGTATACGGCCCGGGGTGGGAGCGCTGGCGCGGCGAGCTCAAGTGGAACGGGCGCAGCATCGAGGGGACGGAGTTCGCACAGGTCTGCTCGAGTTCGGCGGTCGTGCTTGGCATCAATCCGTCGCGCGCTGCCGGTGGGATCAGCTACACCTCCGATCGGACGTGGATGGTGATGCTCGCGGGCGCATTCTATCTGGGCCACGGAACCGCCGGTGTCACGCAATTTCTAATCGACGGAAAGCACTGTGCGTGGTACACCGACGCCGGAGACTGCGCCGCCAAGCTCGATCACTATCTCCGCGACCCTGCGGCCCGCGAGCGGATCAGGCGCGAAGGAGAGCAATTCGTTCGCAGGAACCACACGTACGATCAGCGCATCGCCAATCTCCTGTCCGGCGAGGCGTGGACGGCTGCATCGGTAACTGGATAG
- a CDS encoding glycosyltransferase family 2 protein, whose amino-acid sequence MPVSVVIAARNEAANITACIESVSWASEILVVDQGSSDGTGELATGAGATVISPDAATIGALRNAAIARARNRWVLVVDADERGTAELAQAVHEAIAHPRSGAYRVPRRNFFLGREIRHGGWEADRPVRLFDSALRYNDSRVHEHILTSEEPATLGAALLHYPYASQDIYFEKFVRYSRWWAEDQSRRGRRGSIAAIIFKPPARFISMFIFRMGFLDGARGAVLASLAAASVCAKYVRLWAMQCES is encoded by the coding sequence ATGCCGGTATCCGTGGTGATTGCTGCCCGGAACGAAGCCGCGAACATCACGGCGTGCATCGAATCGGTGAGCTGGGCGAGCGAGATACTGGTTGTCGATCAGGGATCGAGCGATGGAACGGGCGAGCTCGCGACCGGAGCAGGTGCGACTGTCATCTCTCCGGACGCCGCCACGATCGGCGCGCTGCGAAACGCCGCCATAGCAAGAGCGCGAAACCGGTGGGTTCTTGTGGTCGATGCGGACGAGCGAGGTACCGCCGAGCTTGCGCAGGCGGTGCACGAGGCGATCGCGCATCCAAGATCGGGCGCGTATCGCGTTCCTCGCCGGAACTTCTTTCTTGGACGCGAGATCCGGCACGGCGGATGGGAAGCCGATCGCCCTGTGAGGCTGTTCGATTCGGCATTGCGATACAATGACAGTCGCGTGCACGAACACATTCTCACCAGCGAGGAGCCAGCGACACTCGGCGCTGCGCTACTGCACTACCCGTACGCGTCGCAGGACATCTACTTCGAGAAGTTTGTGCGCTACAGTCGCTGGTGGGCAGAAGATCAATCGCGGCGCGGCAGGCGTGGTTCGATCGCGGCGATCATCTTCAAGCCGCCGGCGCGTTTCATCTCGATGTTCATCTTCCGCATGGGATTCCTCGACGGCGCGCGCGGGGCGGTACTGGCGTCGCTCGCTGCCGCGAGTGTGTGCGCAAAGTACGTGCGACTATGGGCCATGCAATGCGAGTCCTGA
- a CDS encoding S4 domain-containing protein, which translates to MQSPNGESSDAVRLDKWLWAARFFKTRALAAEAIDGGKVHLNGERVKRSKALKLGDEVRVRLGPYEHRIVVRSTSDRRGSATVAATLYDELPESRATREALMEQRRMEIAVGADDAGRPSKRDRRQIEQLRKRRD; encoded by the coding sequence ATGCAGTCCCCGAATGGTGAGTCGAGCGATGCCGTCCGGCTGGACAAGTGGTTGTGGGCAGCGCGTTTCTTCAAGACGCGAGCTCTCGCCGCTGAAGCGATCGACGGCGGCAAGGTTCACCTGAACGGCGAGCGAGTCAAGCGCTCGAAGGCATTGAAGCTCGGCGACGAGGTGCGCGTAAGGCTCGGTCCGTACGAACATCGGATCGTCGTACGGTCGACATCCGATCGCCGTGGGTCAGCGACCGTGGCGGCCACACTCTACGACGAGCTGCCTGAGAGTCGCGCGACGCGTGAGGCGCTCATGGAGCAGCGCCGTATGGAAATTGCGGTTGGCGCAGACGATGCGGGAAGGCCGAGCAAGCGGGACCGACGGCAGATCGAGCAGCTCCGCAAGCGCAGAGATTGA
- a CDS encoding glycosyltransferase encodes MNYLFLHAGREWSGTARAFAAAAHGLARRGHAVAFAVERDSTVERVISETATSPGRSLLELEPMDLRGIWIDAARRLARLARQHGSDVVLVDSDHEHLIAAIAYRVGSRARVIRRIRAGGRPLDIRGTGRIAARIAPTCYLFATEQDSSAVPLPRGAIGKVIAPMGVAEALPQNATDLLGDEVNVVCVHDASSRSRAAAAIRTVAMLAPRHPGLHLTIVGDGGGGGTYDDDLKMQAAALGALGLVTFLGDRADHLEVMRRARLGWVVADSDTAVFGILDFMSLGIPVLAPERSVAEQYVLDDITGMLVPSDDAFMTAAAAAELLTSDSRREAMGAAARGRVTREGSEAAMVDGFEHAAAAVTARRKR; translated from the coding sequence GTGAATTACCTGTTTCTTCATGCGGGTCGGGAGTGGTCGGGCACTGCGCGAGCGTTCGCGGCTGCCGCGCACGGACTCGCGCGCCGCGGGCACGCAGTCGCGTTTGCAGTCGAGCGTGACAGCACCGTGGAGCGGGTGATATCGGAGACTGCAACATCTCCCGGGCGATCGCTGCTGGAGTTGGAGCCGATGGACCTCCGCGGGATATGGATCGACGCCGCGCGCAGGCTCGCGCGCCTCGCACGGCAGCATGGATCCGACGTCGTGCTGGTGGACAGCGATCACGAGCATCTCATCGCGGCGATTGCGTATCGCGTCGGTTCCCGCGCGCGCGTGATTCGGCGGATCCGGGCAGGAGGGCGCCCGCTCGACATTCGCGGCACGGGACGGATCGCGGCGCGAATCGCGCCGACATGCTACCTATTCGCGACGGAGCAGGATTCGAGCGCGGTGCCACTCCCGCGGGGAGCGATCGGCAAGGTGATCGCGCCAATGGGTGTCGCCGAGGCGCTTCCGCAAAATGCGACCGACCTTCTCGGCGACGAAGTGAACGTCGTGTGCGTGCACGATGCGTCGTCGCGCAGTCGCGCGGCCGCTGCTATTCGCACGGTCGCGATGCTGGCTCCGCGTCACCCGGGACTGCATCTCACGATCGTGGGTGATGGCGGCGGCGGCGGGACATACGACGATGACCTCAAGATGCAGGCGGCGGCACTCGGCGCACTCGGTCTGGTGACGTTTCTCGGTGACCGCGCCGATCATCTCGAGGTGATGCGACGCGCGAGGCTGGGCTGGGTCGTTGCCGATTCCGATACGGCAGTGTTCGGCATACTGGATTTCATGTCGCTCGGAATCCCGGTCCTCGCACCCGAGCGCTCCGTTGCCGAACAGTACGTGCTCGACGACATTACCGGCATGCTCGTACCAAGCGATGACGCTTTCATGACCGCAGCAGCAGCAGCGGAGCTCCTCACGAGCGACAGCCGACGTGAAGCCATGGGAGCGGCCGCACGCGGTCGCGTCACGCGCGAGGGGAGCGAAGCTGCGATGGTGGACGGCTTCGAGCACGCCGCCGCGGCGGTAACAGCCAGGCGAAAGCGCTGA
- the msrA gene encoding peptide-methionine (S)-S-oxide reductase MsrA, protein MLTSRFLPLAVALGIGTAIAGSSVTAKASARSPIVHTSHVAEVDTATFAGGCFWSMERPFDNTTGVISTTVGYTGGTRANPTYEDVSTGTTGHLESVEVHYDPSKVTYDRLLYIYWHNIDPVTADGQFCDRGNEYHTAIFYHNDAQRRAAEATKEQLDKSGLFKSPVVTKIVPASTFWKAEEYHQHYADRNPVQYGLYRAGCGRDARLKELWGSSAEPNVPPM, encoded by the coding sequence ATGCTAACATCGCGGTTCCTTCCACTCGCTGTCGCGCTCGGCATCGGCACTGCAATCGCGGGCAGCTCCGTCACGGCAAAGGCGTCGGCACGTTCGCCGATCGTTCACACCTCGCACGTGGCGGAGGTGGATACCGCGACGTTCGCCGGCGGTTGTTTCTGGAGCATGGAGCGGCCATTCGACAACACGACCGGTGTCATCTCCACGACCGTGGGGTACACCGGCGGCACCAGAGCCAATCCAACGTACGAGGATGTCAGCACGGGAACGACAGGGCATCTCGAATCGGTGGAAGTGCATTACGATCCTTCGAAGGTGACGTACGACCGTCTGCTGTACATCTACTGGCACAACATCGACCCCGTCACAGCGGACGGTCAGTTCTGCGACCGTGGCAACGAATATCACACTGCGATCTTCTATCACAACGACGCGCAGCGAAGGGCGGCTGAAGCGACGAAGGAGCAGCTCGACAAGTCAGGGTTGTTCAAATCACCCGTGGTGACGAAGATCGTGCCCGCTTCGACTTTCTGGAAGGCGGAGGAATATCATCAGCATTACGCTGATCGGAATCCGGTTCAGTACGGTCTCTATCGGGCGGGATGCGGGCGGGACGCGCGCCTCAAGGAGTTGTGGGGCTCGAGCGCGGAGCCGAATGTGCCGCCGATGTAG